The genome window CAAACACGGCAGGTGTCCACACGACAATCCCGAATGAGGCATACAATTATCGTGACCTGTGGAAGAGGAGGTGGATCGGGAAATTATGGTGACGATGGAGCCCATTGTAGTTGGAGAGCATGTATTGGTTGGGGTAGAAGTCAAGCTGCCCAAAACAACGTTGTTGACCATTAATACATCCAAAGGATATATCATGTGTGGAGCACTCGATGTGGGATTACTTAATGAGAAGCTCGGGGATCGCAAAATTATTGCGGCTCGGGCGGTTGGTGTGCGTACACTGGAGCAGTTATTGCATGCACCTATGGAGTCGGTGACCACAGAAGCCGAGGCCATGGGCATTACGGTTGGCATGACGGGTGTAGAGGCTTTGTTGAAAATGATTTAATCACTAACAAAAGGGCTCCCCATAAGGGAAGCCCTTCTTTAGCATCGTAATATTGGCCTGGCACATCGTAGGCACCAACGCTATACACGACACTCTCTTCTTGAATACTCTTATTAAGTTAAGCTTCTTCCTTTGCGAACAAAGCAGCCAAATTTTCCTTGAAAGGTGCGCGAACCACGCCTTTTTCCGTGATAATAGCTGTTACATATTCGTTAGGCGTTACGTCGAACGCCGGATTAAATACTTTAACACCTTGCGGTGCGGTACGTTTGCCAAACCCTTCGGTGACTTCCTCGGCTGCTCGTTCCTCAATCGGAATAAGATCTCCGGATGGAGTAGACAAGTCGATCGTCGACAATGGGCTAGCTACATAGAACGGAATGTTGTGAGCCTTGGCAAGAACGGCCACACTGTAGGTTCCGATTTTGTTAGCTACGTCACCGTTCGCTGCAACCCGGTCTGTTCCGACGATAACGGCTTGAATCCAGCCTTTGGACATCACCATGCCTGCCATATTATCACAGAGCAACGTAACGTCAATGCCGGCTTGCTGAAGCTCAAATGCAGTCAGTCGTGCACCCTGAAGTACAGGACGAGTCTCGTCTGCAAATACTTTCAAATGGATACCGCGTTCCTGTGCGAGATACATTGGAGCGGTTGCCGTACCGTATTTCGCTGTAGCCAGTCCGCCTGCATTACAGTGAGTGAGCACACCCATACCATCCTCGAACAAAGGTAGTGCATTCTCGCCGATCATGCGGCATACTTCTTCATCTTCCTTCTGGATCAACAGAGCTTCAACTTCAAGGGCATCATTGCCCTCCTCCAGGCTCAAGCCGGATTCAACAACCACATTTGCTCTTTGCATCATGCGATCCAGCGCCCAGAACAGGTTCACTGCTGTTGGACGGGAAGTCGCCAGATGAGCACAGATGGATTTTACATGATCCAGCCAGCCTTGAATGGTTGTTCCATCGTATGATTTGGCACCTAATACAACACCAAATGCAGCAGCAATACCTATCGCTGGAGCACCGCGTACTTTCATGGAGTGGATCGATTCCCATACTTCCTCGGGTGTATAGAGTTTCAGCATAAGAATGGTTTCGGGCAATAGACGCTGGTCAAGCATTTCAAGTTTGTCCTTTTTCCAGATCAGAGAGGACAGAGGCTGATATTCAGGGGTTGTCATGGGTGGTTCCTCCGTTCCTTGTGTTAAGCCTTAGTCGTAGTAACCGCTGTAGATACAATATCCAGTACTTCACCGATGGTATTCAAACGGCGATTGTTTTTGATTAACGCTTTACCAATGGTCAATGATTTACGCTGAGCACGTTCACGTTCAGTTGCATTCGGAATGGTATCTATATCCGCCACGTGAGCGAGTCCCACGATACGACGAACCATTTTGGCACCTGCGAAGCCGATCGACTCTCTGAACAATTGCTGCACATACAGCTCCTGATACCCAGGCGTTTTTGCCATCGGATCCACCAGGTCGTTAGCCCAGAGGGCACGGAAACGGGATTCGAATTCAGTCCATACATCACGAACCATATTCAGCAAAAGCGTTTCACGCTCACGTAAAGCAGTCTCATCCTGAATCCATCCTGGCAGGGATGCGTAATTTAAGAGCAGGTTTGCAAGGACTGCACCGACATCGAATCCCATGGGGCCGTAAAATGCAAATTCGGGATCGATGACT of Paenibacillus sp. FSL R5-0517 contains these proteins:
- a CDS encoding DUF1805 domain-containing protein translates to MVTMEPIVVGEHVLVGVEVKLPKTTLLTINTSKGYIMCGALDVGLLNEKLGDRKIIAARAVGVRTLEQLLHAPMESVTTEAEAMGITVGMTGVEALLKMI
- the mtnA gene encoding S-methyl-5-thioribose-1-phosphate isomerase, encoding MTTPEYQPLSSLIWKKDKLEMLDQRLLPETILMLKLYTPEEVWESIHSMKVRGAPAIGIAAAFGVVLGAKSYDGTTIQGWLDHVKSICAHLATSRPTAVNLFWALDRMMQRANVVVESGLSLEEGNDALEVEALLIQKEDEEVCRMIGENALPLFEDGMGVLTHCNAGGLATAKYGTATAPMYLAQERGIHLKVFADETRPVLQGARLTAFELQQAGIDVTLLCDNMAGMVMSKGWIQAVIVGTDRVAANGDVANKIGTYSVAVLAKAHNIPFYVASPLSTIDLSTPSGDLIPIEERAAEEVTEGFGKRTAPQGVKVFNPAFDVTPNEYVTAIITEKGVVRAPFKENLAALFAKEEA